Genomic segment of Verrucomicrobium sp.:
ACGCCTCCCCCTGGGGAATGCGGGTGGCGGTGACGTCGCGGGAAAGGGTGATGGTGGCGTCGCTCATGCCTTCACCTTACTTCCAATTGCGGATTCCACAAGGCTACTTGGCGCGTTTCCGGAGGGCCGGGGGGGGGTCCCCGCGGTGTTTCCTCCGGCGGGTGGAGTCGACGCAGGTGAACTCCGCGCCGAAGAGGGCGATGAGCGCGCCGTAGAAGAACCAAAGGAGGAAGAGGGCCATCGAGCCCGCCGCGCCGAAGCTGGAGCCGATGGGGCTGCGCCCCAGCCAGGCGCCGATGGCGAGCTTGCCCACGTCGAAGAGGAGGGCGGCCAGGAAGGCGCCGGGCAGGACGTCCCGCCATTCCAGGGCCACGTCCGGCAGCATCTTGAAGAGGAGGCCGAAGAGGAGGGTGAAGGTGCCCAGGGCGGTGATGCTTTCCGCCACCCCGGCGAAGGTGTGCCATGCCTGGCTGCCCAGAAGGGGGACGCCGTAGACGCGGGAGGCGGAGAGGCCGGTGCTGATGAGGAGGGAGGCCAGGAAAAGGAAGCCGATGACGATGACCATGAGCAGCGCCAGGCCGCGCCGCCGCAGGGACTGGCCCAGGCCCGCCGCGTCCTCCCGGGGGACGTTCCAGATGCGGTTGAGGGAGCGGTGAAGTTGAAGGAAGATTCCGTTGGAGCCGAAGAGCAGCGCGCCGACGCCCAGGGCGGCGGCGACGAAGTTGGCCCCCGGGTGGCTGGCGTGTTTTACCGCGGTGTGGAAAAGGCGGGTGTCCCCGGCCGTCCCCATCCATTGCTGGGCCTGGGAAAAGACCCCGCGCTCCGCCTCCCGCTGGCCCAGGATGGGGATGGCGATGGCGATGGCGACGATAAGGACGGGGGCGACGGCGAAGATGGCGTAGTAGGAGATCGCGGCGGCGTGGGTCGGCGCGTCGTCGGCGATCCATTTGCGGGCCGTCTCCCGGAGGACGGCCCAGGCCTCGGCGGGGAAGGAGCCCTTGCGCGGGCGCCAGCGGAACGAAGGGGGCATGCGGATATGCTAGGGCAAAGCGCGCATCTGCTCCAGCTTCGCGCGCGCGGCGCCGGAGCGCAGGGCCTCTTCCGCCAGGGCCAGTCCTTCCGCGACGGAGGCGGCGCGGCCCTGGGCCGCCAAGGCCAGGGCGGCGTTCCAGGCGACCAGGGCGCGGCCGAAGGGCGGCCCTTCCCCGCGCAGGACGGCTTCCACCAGGGCGGCGCTCTCCGCCGCGTCGGCGACGAGGAGGCCCTCAAGGGAGGCTTCTCCCGCCCATGGCGCGGCGGCGGGCAGCGCGGGGGCCAGGCGGTTTTCGCCCGTGGGGCTCGCTTCGCCGACCGGCTGCCCGCCGACTTCCCCGTAGGCGACGAGGCAGCGCGGCGCCCCCAGCTTTTTCAGCGCCTCCGCGTAGAGCGGGACGTGGGCGGGGCGGAAGACGCCGACGAGCCGCGCGCCGGGGTAGCAGGGGTTGAGGAGGGGGCCCAGGAGGTTGAAGATCGTCCGGCTGCCCAGGCTTTTGCGGACGGGGCCGACGACGGCCAGGCCCGGATGGAAGGCGGGCGCGTGGAGGAAGGCC
This window contains:
- the trpD gene encoding anthranilate phosphoribosyltransferase gives rise to the protein MSILLSLAHTLKGGAPLDADQAGAAAETLFDPTIGDADRAAFLSALAEKGETAEELAAFARALLPRAAAVETADLGLPGPVLDCCGTGGGGLPLFNVSTAIAFVVAACGAPVAKHGNRGVTKPSGSIDVVEALGLRPALTPQAARESLRACGLAFLHAPAFHPGLAVVGPVRKSLGSRTIFNLLGPLLNPCYPGARLVGVFRPAHVPLYAEALKKLGAPRCLVAYGEVGGQPVGEASPTGENRLAPALPAAAPWAGEASLEGLLVADAAESAALVEAVLRGEGPPFGRALVAWNAALALAAQGRAASVAEGLALAEEALRSGAARAKLEQMRALP
- a CDS encoding YihY/virulence factor BrkB family protein, which codes for MPPSFRWRPRKGSFPAEAWAVLRETARKWIADDAPTHAAAISYYAIFAVAPVLIVAIAIAIPILGQREAERGVFSQAQQWMGTAGDTRLFHTAVKHASHPGANFVAAALGVGALLFGSNGIFLQLHRSLNRIWNVPREDAAGLGQSLRRRGLALLMVIVIGFLFLASLLISTGLSASRVYGVPLLGSQAWHTFAGVAESITALGTFTLLFGLLFKMLPDVALEWRDVLPGAFLAALLFDVGKLAIGAWLGRSPIGSSFGAAGSMALFLLWFFYGALIALFGAEFTCVDSTRRRKHRGDPPPALRKRAK